A genomic stretch from Verrucomicrobiia bacterium includes:
- a CDS encoding R3H domain-containing nucleic acid-binding protein — protein sequence MPAQPKATLEKLLQLLGFDATVEESALEDGSFLDVKTEDSGRLIGRQGQALSDLQYITNRLLFQQDPNCPKVMVDVSGYRAQARDALVKKAKDAAEKVRRWGDVVELEPLSAFDRRIVHNAIKDDPDIETHSVEVEGTDKKVILFRPRNR from the coding sequence ATGCCTGCGCAACCCAAAGCCACCCTCGAAAAACTTTTGCAACTCCTCGGCTTCGATGCCACCGTCGAGGAAAGTGCGCTCGAAGACGGCTCCTTCCTCGACGTGAAGACCGAGGATTCCGGCCGCCTCATAGGCCGCCAGGGCCAGGCCCTCTCCGATCTCCAATACATCACCAACCGCCTCCTCTTCCAGCAGGACCCGAACTGCCCCAAAGTCATGGTGGACGTGAGCGGCTACCGCGCGCAAGCCCGCGATGCCCTCGTCAAAAAAGCCAAAGACGCCGCCGAAAAAGTCCGCCGCTGGGGTGACGTCGTCGAACTCGAACCCTTGAGCGCCTTCGACCGCCGCATCGTCCACAACGCCATCAAAGACGACCCCGACATCGAAACCCACAGCGTCGAAGTCGAAGGCACTGATAAAAAAGTCATCCTCTTCCGTCCCCGCAACCGCTGA